The following are from one region of the Papaver somniferum cultivar HN1 unplaced genomic scaffold, ASM357369v1 unplaced-scaffold_132, whole genome shotgun sequence genome:
- the LOC113333059 gene encoding transcription initiation factor IIA subunit 2, whose product MATFELYRRSTIGMCLTETLDEMVSNGTLSPELAIQVLIQFDKSMTEALETQVKSKVTIKGHLHTYRFCDNVWTFILQDALFKNEECQENVGKVKIVACDSKLLSQ is encoded by the exons aTGGCGACTTTTGAACTATATAGAAGGTCGACAATTGGGATGTGtttgactgaaactcttgatGAGATGGTTTCTAATGGAACTCTTAGTCCTGAACTTGCTATTCAAGTTCTTATCCAATTTGATAAA TCTATGACTGAAGCTTTGGAAACTCAGGTTAAGAGCAAAGTCACAATCAAG GGACATCTGCACACCTACAGGTTCTGCGACAATGTATGGACCTTTATCTTGCAAGATGCATTGTTTAAGAACGAGGAGTGCCAAGAGAATGTTGGCAAGGTTAAAATTGTTGCATGCGACTCCAAGTTGCTCAGTCAATGA
- the LOC113333057 gene encoding elongator complex protein 4-like isoform X1, whose protein sequence is MAATRSRTSSFSRNQSTSPLSQIPGIKPGPNGVTYVSSGIPDLDKILGGGFPLGSLVMIMEDAEEAPHHLLLLRNFMSQGLVHNQPLFYASPSKDPRAFLGTLPSPVLSKNEKSRSSIDQEQEKGLRIAWQYKKYFGESQQNLDGNATEYCNEFDLRKPLERHVLNAQRIECFSIQESPSLSAFRDRCSSFLTQTSRNDGGTICPSRIAIQSFCAPQCCYSEMEWDMLSFIRSLKSMVRSSNAVAVITFPPSLLSSSFSKRWQHMADTLLAVRAIPDEDKELAKLLTGYQDMVGFLHLHKVAQINAQVPVILEATTFSIKLQRRRSLVLERLNQAPVDGSSGSSHDASGSCGGGSKSSVLDF, encoded by the exons ATGGCTGCTACGAGGAGCAGGACAAGCAGTTTCTCTCGGAACCAATCCACTTCACCTTTATCTCAGATACCTGGAATCAAGCCTGGACCTAATGGAGTAACTTATGTATCCTCTGGAATCCCAGACCTTGACA AGATTTTAGGAGGTGGGTTTCCATTAGGAAGTTTAGTAATGATAATGGAAGATGCAGAAGAAGCACCAcatcatttattattattaaggAATTTCATGTCGCAAGGACTTGTACATAATCAACCGCTTTTTTATGCGAGTCCTTCCAAAGACCCAAGAGCTTTTCTTGGTACTTTACCTAGTCCCGTTTTGTCGAAAAACGAAAAAAGTCGCAGCAGTATTGATCAAGAACAG GAGAAGGGTTTAAGGATTGCTTGGCAGTACAAGAAGTATTTTGGGGAGAGTCAACAAAATCTCGATGGAA ATGCAACTGAGTACTGCAATGAATTTGACTTGCGCAAACCACTCGAGAGGCATGTATTGAATGCGCAGCGAATTGAGTGTTTTAGTATCCAAGAGTCACCAAGTCTTTCAGCTTTTCGTGATCGATGTTCTTCATTCTTAACTCAAACTTCAAG GAATGATGGTGGAACTATATGTCCGAGTAGAATTGCCATACAATCATTCTGTGCTCCACAATGTTGCTATTCTGAGATG GAATGGGATATGCTTTCCTTTATTAGGTCTCTGAAAAGCATGGTACGGTCTTCAAATGCAGTTGCGGTGATTACTTTTCCGCCATCGCTTCTTTCATCTTCCTTCTCTAAGAGATGGCAGCATATGGCAGATACCTTGCTTGCAGTCAGAGCAATCCCAG ACGAGGACAAAGAGTTGGCGAAACTCCTGACTGGCTACCAGGATATGGTTGGTTTTCTTCACCTGCACAAAGTAGCCCAGATCAATGCACAG GTTCCTGTAATTCTCGAGGCAACAACATTCTCGATAAAGCTCCAACGGCGTAGATCTTTGGTCCTAGAGAGGCTAAACCAAGCCCCAGTTGACGGTTCAAGTGGTAGTTCACACGATGCATCAGGCAGCTGCGGTGGTGGTTCAAAGTCATCCGTCCTTGATTTTTAG
- the LOC113333057 gene encoding elongator complex protein 4-like isoform X2 encodes MIMEDAEEAPHHLLLLRNFMSQGLVHNQPLFYASPSKDPRAFLGTLPSPVLSKNEKSRSSIDQEQEKGLRIAWQYKKYFGESQQNLDGNATEYCNEFDLRKPLERHVLNAQRIECFSIQESPSLSAFRDRCSSFLTQTSRNDGGTICPSRIAIQSFCAPQCCYSEMEWDMLSFIRSLKSMVRSSNAVAVITFPPSLLSSSFSKRWQHMADTLLAVRAIPDEDKELAKLLTGYQDMVGFLHLHKVAQINAQVPVILEATTFSIKLQRRRSLVLERLNQAPVDGSSGSSHDASGSCGGGSKSSVLDF; translated from the exons ATGATAATGGAAGATGCAGAAGAAGCACCAcatcatttattattattaaggAATTTCATGTCGCAAGGACTTGTACATAATCAACCGCTTTTTTATGCGAGTCCTTCCAAAGACCCAAGAGCTTTTCTTGGTACTTTACCTAGTCCCGTTTTGTCGAAAAACGAAAAAAGTCGCAGCAGTATTGATCAAGAACAG GAGAAGGGTTTAAGGATTGCTTGGCAGTACAAGAAGTATTTTGGGGAGAGTCAACAAAATCTCGATGGAA ATGCAACTGAGTACTGCAATGAATTTGACTTGCGCAAACCACTCGAGAGGCATGTATTGAATGCGCAGCGAATTGAGTGTTTTAGTATCCAAGAGTCACCAAGTCTTTCAGCTTTTCGTGATCGATGTTCTTCATTCTTAACTCAAACTTCAAG GAATGATGGTGGAACTATATGTCCGAGTAGAATTGCCATACAATCATTCTGTGCTCCACAATGTTGCTATTCTGAGATG GAATGGGATATGCTTTCCTTTATTAGGTCTCTGAAAAGCATGGTACGGTCTTCAAATGCAGTTGCGGTGATTACTTTTCCGCCATCGCTTCTTTCATCTTCCTTCTCTAAGAGATGGCAGCATATGGCAGATACCTTGCTTGCAGTCAGAGCAATCCCAG ACGAGGACAAAGAGTTGGCGAAACTCCTGACTGGCTACCAGGATATGGTTGGTTTTCTTCACCTGCACAAAGTAGCCCAGATCAATGCACAG GTTCCTGTAATTCTCGAGGCAACAACATTCTCGATAAAGCTCCAACGGCGTAGATCTTTGGTCCTAGAGAGGCTAAACCAAGCCCCAGTTGACGGTTCAAGTGGTAGTTCACACGATGCATCAGGCAGCTGCGGTGGTGGTTCAAAGTCATCCGTCCTTGATTTTTAG